A part of Paraburkholderia largidicola genomic DNA contains:
- a CDS encoding acetoacetate decarboxylase, whose product MDIKSIRQSAFAMPVHNPAYPRPPFRFLNREYFIISYETDMDALRAVVPEPLKPENALVHYEFIRMPDSSGFGDYTESGQVISVRDMEGRLANYTHSMYLDDEGPIAGGREIWGFPKKLARPRLGVDGNDTLLGTLDYGTQRIATGTMGYKHRTIDIEAERAKLADTPNYLLKVIPHVDGTARICELVRFYLRDVTVLGAWSGPAALELHPHALAPIADLPVKRVVGARHVIANLTLDIGEVAFDYLAPAQAETQTAKKSNDDALELAV is encoded by the coding sequence ATGGACATCAAATCGATCCGGCAATCCGCATTCGCGATGCCCGTTCACAATCCCGCCTACCCTCGCCCGCCGTTTCGCTTTCTCAATCGTGAGTACTTCATCATTTCGTACGAAACCGATATGGATGCGTTGCGCGCCGTGGTGCCCGAACCGCTGAAGCCGGAAAACGCGCTGGTCCATTACGAATTCATTCGCATGCCTGATTCGTCGGGCTTCGGCGACTACACGGAAAGCGGCCAGGTGATTTCGGTGCGCGACATGGAAGGACGTCTTGCGAACTACACGCACTCGATGTACCTCGACGATGAAGGCCCGATTGCCGGCGGCCGCGAAATCTGGGGCTTCCCGAAGAAGCTCGCGCGCCCCAGATTGGGCGTCGACGGTAACGACACGCTGCTCGGCACGCTCGATTACGGCACGCAACGCATCGCGACGGGCACGATGGGCTACAAGCATCGCACGATCGATATCGAAGCCGAGCGCGCCAAGCTCGCCGACACACCGAACTATCTGCTGAAGGTGATTCCGCATGTCGACGGCACGGCACGCATCTGCGAACTCGTGCGCTTCTATCTGCGCGACGTGACGGTGCTCGGCGCATGGAGCGGGCCGGCCGCGCTCGAACTGCATCCGCATGCGCTCGCGCCGATTGCCGATCTGCCGGTGAAGCGCGTCGTCGGCGCGCGGCATGTGATCGCCAATCTCACGCTGGATATCGGCGAAGTTGCTTTCGACTACCTGGCGCCTGCGCAAGCGGAAACGCAGACCGCAAAGAAGTCGAACGACGACGCGCTCGAACTCGCGGTTTAA
- a CDS encoding LysE family translocator — MSASAAVFAILVALLLGAMIPGPSFVLVARNSISLSRGDGLSTALGMGIGGIFFGGLALAGLYTLLVAVEWLYIGLKVAGGLYLIYIASKIWRGAARPIAMDNAGAAHNRSAKKSFWIGLTTQLSNPKTAIWYGSIFAALLPQHPPVWCYVVLPPLVFAVEFGWYTVVALCFSSRGPREVYLRAKTWIDRIAAGAIAALGLRLIFAARKAGI; from the coding sequence ATGTCCGCATCCGCCGCTGTATTCGCCATTCTCGTCGCGTTGTTGCTGGGCGCGATGATTCCCGGCCCGAGTTTCGTTCTCGTCGCGCGAAATTCGATCAGCCTGTCTCGCGGCGACGGGTTGTCGACCGCGCTGGGTATGGGCATCGGCGGCATTTTCTTCGGCGGGCTGGCGCTCGCCGGTCTTTATACGCTGCTGGTCGCCGTCGAATGGCTGTATATCGGACTGAAAGTGGCGGGCGGTTTGTATCTGATCTACATCGCGTCGAAAATCTGGCGCGGCGCGGCCCGCCCGATTGCGATGGACAACGCCGGTGCCGCGCACAACCGCAGCGCGAAGAAATCGTTCTGGATTGGATTGACGACGCAGCTCAGCAATCCGAAGACGGCGATCTGGTACGGCAGTATCTTTGCCGCACTGTTGCCGCAGCATCCGCCCGTCTGGTGCTATGTGGTGCTGCCGCCGCTGGTGTTCGCGGTGGAGTTCGGCTGGTACACGGTCGTCGCGCTGTGCTTTTCGAGCCGTGGCCCGCGCGAGGTCTATCTGCGCGCGAAAACGTGGATCGACCGGATCGCCGCGGGCGCCATCGCGGCGCTTGGACTGCGGCTGATTTTCGCGGCCCGAAAAGCCGGTATCTGA
- a CDS encoding SIR2 family NAD-dependent protein deacylase: MDENERIRRAVSWLREADGMLVTAGAGMGVDSGLPDYRGAEGFWRAYPALKQHRLTFQDMANPRVMALHPRLCWGFYGHRLDLYRRTVPHRGFDILLRWAQALPRGLAVFTSNVDGQFQAAGFDAAAIAECHGSIHVLQCSELCHDGLWPAADVQPVVDESTCELVSDLPRCPKCGAVARPNILMFGDYDWIALRTEQQEARLQAWLSAVERLVVIEIGAGKAIPTVRYFSEQNGPRVIRINPRDFGIAPHHGIGLARGAIDGLELLDRFMKV; encoded by the coding sequence ATGGACGAGAACGAACGAATCAGGCGCGCCGTGTCGTGGCTGCGCGAGGCCGACGGTATGCTGGTGACCGCCGGGGCGGGGATGGGCGTCGATTCGGGCCTGCCCGATTATCGCGGCGCAGAGGGCTTCTGGCGCGCGTATCCCGCTTTGAAGCAGCATCGGCTGACCTTTCAGGACATGGCCAATCCGCGCGTGATGGCGCTGCATCCGCGGCTTTGCTGGGGCTTCTATGGGCACCGGCTCGATCTGTATCGGCGCACGGTGCCGCATCGGGGTTTCGATATTCTGCTGCGCTGGGCGCAGGCGCTGCCGCGCGGCCTTGCCGTGTTTACCAGCAATGTGGACGGGCAGTTTCAGGCGGCGGGTTTCGACGCTGCGGCCATCGCCGAGTGCCACGGCTCCATTCACGTGCTGCAATGCTCGGAACTCTGCCACGACGGACTGTGGCCGGCCGCCGATGTACAACCCGTCGTCGACGAATCGACTTGCGAACTCGTGAGCGATCTGCCGCGCTGCCCGAAGTGCGGCGCGGTGGCAAGGCCCAATATCCTGATGTTCGGCGACTACGACTGGATCGCGTTGCGCACCGAGCAGCAGGAGGCGCGGCTACAGGCGTGGCTGTCTGCGGTCGAGCGTCTGGTCGTGATCGAAATAGGCGCGGGCAAGGCCATACCGACCGTGCGTTACTTCAGCGAGCAAAACGGACCGCGCGTCATCCGCATCAATCCACGCGATTTCGGCATCGCGCCGCATCACGGGATTGGGCTCGCACGCGGCGCAATCGACGGCCTCGAATTGCTCGATCGGTTCATGAAGGTATAG
- a CDS encoding HPF/RaiA family ribosome-associated protein, whose translation MQVLFKSRDREAVRLRSFARQRIRFVFRRMDWLISKATVSMSDINGPRGGLDKRCQVQVQTPDATPVVVTSIARDWRGALDLALARAARSIIRRQQARIATRRISQREPAWITQPDAV comes from the coding sequence ATGCAAGTCCTGTTCAAGTCCCGCGACCGTGAAGCCGTCCGACTGCGCAGCTTCGCGCGCCAACGCATCCGCTTCGTGTTTCGGCGCATGGACTGGCTGATTTCGAAGGCGACCGTCAGCATGTCCGACATCAACGGTCCGCGCGGCGGACTCGACAAGCGCTGCCAGGTGCAGGTGCAGACGCCCGACGCGACGCCCGTCGTCGTGACGTCGATCGCAAGAGACTGGCGCGGCGCACTCGATCTGGCACTGGCCCGCGCGGCGCGTTCGATCATACGCAGGCAGCAGGCGCGCATCGCGACGCGGCGCATCAGTCAGCGCGAGCCCGCGTGGATCACGCAACCTGATGCCGTGTAA
- a CDS encoding LysR family transcriptional regulator — MLNYRHLHYFWVVVKEGGFARAAERLDMAVQTISAQVRELEKSLGHQLLKPAGRGVAMTEAGQAAYARAEEIFQIGRTLHDEVREAASGTVARFAVGLTDGISKLAVHAILAGVLDTPSLRLLCHEGEAEDLLAELAHHHLDLVLSSQPAPHNSNLRLSSERLIASPIDWYGPAAMVRKTHIDHFPQCLASLPVLLPTGHSSLRSRLDRWFEAEGIRPRVAGEFEDSALMALFASRGMGVFPLAAFGAERNDPMHRGLRWLGRSPDVKEEIHAIMSRRGRHHPLTQKVLSAAHA; from the coding sequence ATGCTCAACTACCGGCACTTGCACTATTTCTGGGTCGTCGTGAAGGAAGGCGGGTTTGCGCGGGCCGCCGAGCGGCTCGACATGGCGGTGCAAACCATCAGCGCGCAGGTGCGCGAACTGGAAAAATCGCTCGGACATCAACTACTGAAGCCCGCAGGGCGCGGCGTCGCGATGACGGAAGCGGGACAGGCGGCGTACGCGCGCGCGGAAGAGATCTTCCAGATCGGACGCACGTTGCACGACGAAGTGCGCGAAGCGGCGAGCGGAACGGTCGCGCGCTTCGCGGTCGGCTTGACGGATGGCATTTCGAAGCTCGCCGTCCATGCAATTCTTGCCGGCGTGCTGGACACGCCGTCGCTGCGGCTGCTCTGTCACGAAGGCGAAGCAGAAGATCTGCTGGCGGAACTGGCGCATCACCATCTGGATCTCGTGCTGTCCAGCCAGCCCGCGCCGCACAACTCGAATCTGCGTCTATCCAGCGAGCGTCTGATCGCTTCGCCGATCGACTGGTACGGACCGGCCGCCATGGTCCGCAAAACGCATATTGATCACTTCCCGCAATGCCTCGCATCGCTGCCGGTCTTGCTGCCGACGGGACACTCGTCGCTGCGCTCGCGTCTCGACCGCTGGTTCGAAGCCGAAGGCATCCGGCCACGCGTCGCGGGCGAGTTCGAAGACAGCGCGTTGATGGCGCTGTTCGCATCGCGCGGCATGGGCGTGTTTCCGCTCGCGGCGTTCGGCGCGGAGCGCAACGATCCCATGCATCGCGGCTTGCGCTGGCTCGGCCGCTCGCCCGACGTCAAGGAGGAAATCCACGCAATCATGTCGCGGCGCGGGCGGCATCATCCTTTGACGCAAAAGGTGCTGAGCGCGGCGCACGCGTGA
- a CDS encoding TerC family protein, which produces MESLLTLAADPAAWAALVTLVVMEIVLGIDNLIFISILSNKLPEAQRARTQRIGIMLALVMRLGLLGTVAWIAQLTQPVFSVFDHAFSWRDLILLAGGLFLVWKATREMHHHVSHDTDTATNPATGVGGLTVTAAIGQILLLDLVFSVDSIITAVGMTDHLPIMFIAVIAAVTAMLFAARPLSKFIERNPTIVTLALSFLLVIAMTLIAEGFGSHVPKGYIYAAMAFAGFVEGMNMLTRRRKEKREQKAAALEAEREINPEKTQTNGSAYSN; this is translated from the coding sequence ATGGAATCCTTACTGACCCTGGCCGCCGATCCCGCTGCATGGGCGGCACTCGTGACGCTCGTCGTGATGGAGATCGTGCTCGGCATCGACAACCTGATCTTCATTTCGATTCTGAGCAACAAGCTCCCCGAAGCGCAACGTGCGCGCACGCAGCGCATCGGCATCATGCTGGCGCTGGTGATGCGGCTCGGCCTGCTGGGCACCGTCGCGTGGATTGCGCAGCTCACCCAGCCGGTGTTTTCCGTGTTCGATCACGCGTTTTCGTGGCGCGACCTGATTCTGCTCGCGGGCGGACTGTTCCTCGTGTGGAAGGCCACGCGTGAAATGCACCATCACGTGAGCCACGACACCGACACGGCAACGAACCCCGCGACGGGCGTCGGCGGCCTGACGGTGACGGCTGCGATTGGCCAGATCCTGTTGCTCGACCTCGTGTTTTCGGTCGACAGCATCATTACGGCGGTCGGCATGACGGATCACCTGCCCATCATGTTCATTGCGGTGATCGCAGCCGTCACGGCGATGTTGTTCGCGGCTCGCCCGCTGTCGAAGTTCATCGAGCGCAATCCGACCATCGTCACGCTTGCGTTGAGCTTCCTGCTGGTGATCGCGATGACGCTGATTGCAGAAGGTTTTGGTTCGCACGTGCCGAAGGGCTACATCTACGCGGCCATGGCGTTCGCGGGCTTCGTCGAAGGCATGAACATGCTGACGCGGCGCAGAAAGGAGAAGCGCGAGCAGAAGGCGGCAGCGCTGGAAGCGGAGCGTGAAATCAACCCGGAAAAGACGCAGACGAACGGTTCGGCTTACTCGAACTGA
- a CDS encoding zf-TFIIB domain-containing protein — MKCPVCKTPDLLMTERQSIEIDYCPTCRGVWLDRGELDKLLTQMQDAPEPDNRSNQVERDTRYGDRDGRHEQEWGRRNDSYHGDHRKHYDPRRKKKSLFDMFDFD; from the coding sequence ATGAAGTGCCCCGTTTGCAAGACCCCCGATCTGCTGATGACCGAACGTCAGAGCATCGAGATCGACTATTGCCCGACGTGCCGTGGCGTATGGCTCGATCGCGGCGAACTGGACAAGTTGCTGACCCAGATGCAGGACGCGCCCGAACCGGACAACAGAAGCAATCAGGTCGAGCGCGACACGCGCTACGGCGACCGCGATGGCCGTCACGAACAGGAGTGGGGCCGACGCAACGATTCCTACCACGGCGATCATCGCAAGCACTACGATCCGCGCCGCAAGAAGAAATCGCTGTTCGATATGTTCGATTTCGATTGA
- a CDS encoding ABC transporter substrate-binding protein, whose protein sequence is MKVATRLIAGMLVGAALTVAASASFAGDKQITLGFSQVGAESAWRTANTVSVKTSAKDAGINLKFSDAQQKQENQIKAIRSFIAQKVDVIAFSPVVESGWEPVLTEAKNAKIPVILTDRSVDVKDKSLYVTMIGSDFLEEGRRAGKWLEERYKDDKGPINIAELQGTVGSAPANDRHAGLIEVIKNDPKFKIIASQSGDFTLAGGKQVMEAFAKTYGKQINVVYAHNDDMALGAIQAMEEAGIKPGKDVTVVSFDATKGGFEAMIAGKINVDVECSPLLGPQLMTAVKDVVAGKQLPKRIVTNETVFPMSVAAQILPQRKY, encoded by the coding sequence ATGAAAGTCGCCACGCGTCTGATCGCCGGCATGCTCGTTGGAGCGGCGCTCACCGTTGCCGCGAGCGCCAGCTTCGCCGGGGATAAACAGATCACCTTGGGTTTCTCGCAGGTCGGCGCCGAAAGCGCATGGCGCACTGCGAATACCGTGTCCGTGAAAACGTCGGCAAAGGATGCCGGCATCAACCTGAAGTTCTCGGATGCACAGCAGAAGCAGGAGAACCAGATCAAGGCGATCCGCTCGTTCATCGCGCAGAAAGTGGACGTGATCGCTTTCTCGCCTGTGGTCGAGTCCGGCTGGGAACCTGTCCTGACGGAAGCGAAAAACGCGAAGATTCCCGTCATTCTCACCGACCGTTCGGTCGACGTGAAAGACAAGTCACTCTATGTGACGATGATCGGCTCGGACTTCCTCGAAGAGGGCCGTCGCGCGGGTAAATGGCTCGAAGAGCGCTACAAGGACGATAAAGGCCCGATCAACATTGCCGAACTGCAAGGTACGGTCGGCTCTGCGCCCGCGAACGACCGGCATGCTGGCCTGATCGAAGTGATCAAGAACGATCCCAAGTTCAAGATCATCGCGTCGCAAAGCGGCGACTTCACGCTCGCAGGCGGCAAGCAGGTGATGGAAGCGTTCGCCAAGACCTACGGCAAGCAGATCAACGTGGTCTACGCGCATAACGACGACATGGCGCTCGGCGCGATCCAGGCCATGGAAGAAGCAGGCATCAAGCCCGGCAAGGACGTGACCGTGGTGTCGTTCGACGCGACCAAGGGCGGCTTCGAAGCGATGATCGCGGGCAAGATCAATGTCGACGTCGAATGCAGCCCGCTGCTCGGGCCGCAGTTGATGACGGCCGTGAAGGACGTGGTCGCGGGCAAGCAGTTGCCCAAGCGCATCGTGACCAACGAGACCGTGTTCCCGATGAGCGTCGCCGCGCAGATTCTGCCGCAGCGCAAGTACTGA
- a CDS encoding sugar ABC transporter ATP-binding protein: MAAQPLFETIGISKTFPGVKALSGVDFRLFPGEIHSLMGQNGAGKSTLINVLTGVHEQDAGEIRLAGETVRFATPLEAEAAGIQTLYQEINLCPNLSVAENIFAGRQPKRHGAIDWKAIHSRAHEALAELNVSLDVTKSLDAYPIAVQQMVAIARAMSVKARVLILDEPTSSLDDGEVARLFDVLRNIRQAGIAILFVTHFLEQTYAISDRITVMRNGEREGEYLAKDLPVEQLVAKMVGHNRMTERLKGGAPDTPQQRAGTAPFLSMQGVARRGVMNPIDLDVQPGQILGLAGLLGSGRTETARLVFGVDKADAGTMSVDGKNVKLSSPHDAVRHGIGYCPEDRKKEGIVAALSIRENIILALQARRGWLRVIGRKKQREIADTYIERLGIKAHDAEQPIGLLSGGNQQKVVLARWLATEPKMLILDEPTRGIDVAAKFEIMDRVLALCAKGLAILFISSEVGEVVRVSHRIAVLRDRRKIADVTGSAVSEDQVYRLIAGGSE, from the coding sequence ATGGCCGCACAACCGCTATTCGAAACCATCGGCATCAGCAAGACGTTTCCCGGCGTGAAGGCGTTGTCGGGCGTCGACTTCCGGCTTTTCCCCGGCGAAATCCATTCGCTGATGGGCCAGAACGGCGCGGGCAAATCCACGCTCATCAACGTGCTCACGGGCGTACACGAGCAGGACGCGGGCGAAATCCGCCTCGCGGGCGAAACCGTGCGTTTCGCGACGCCGCTCGAAGCCGAAGCCGCGGGCATCCAGACGTTGTACCAGGAAATCAATCTCTGCCCGAATCTCTCAGTGGCGGAGAACATCTTCGCGGGCCGGCAGCCGAAGCGGCACGGCGCGATCGACTGGAAGGCGATCCATTCGCGCGCGCATGAGGCGCTTGCCGAACTGAACGTGTCGCTCGACGTCACGAAGTCGCTCGATGCGTATCCGATCGCCGTGCAGCAGATGGTGGCGATTGCGCGCGCGATGTCGGTCAAGGCACGCGTGCTGATTCTCGACGAGCCGACGTCGAGTCTCGATGACGGCGAAGTGGCGCGACTATTCGACGTGCTGCGCAATATCCGGCAGGCGGGCATTGCGATCCTGTTCGTTACGCACTTTCTCGAACAGACGTACGCGATTTCCGATCGCATCACCGTGATGCGCAACGGCGAGCGCGAGGGTGAATATCTCGCGAAAGATCTGCCCGTCGAACAGCTGGTCGCGAAGATGGTCGGCCATAACCGCATGACGGAGCGCCTCAAAGGCGGCGCGCCCGATACGCCGCAGCAGCGCGCGGGTACGGCGCCGTTCCTGTCGATGCAAGGCGTCGCGCGGCGCGGCGTGATGAATCCCATCGATCTCGATGTGCAGCCGGGCCAGATACTCGGTCTCGCGGGATTGCTCGGTTCGGGGCGCACCGAAACGGCGCGGCTGGTGTTCGGCGTCGACAAGGCGGACGCGGGCACGATGAGCGTCGACGGCAAGAACGTGAAGCTCAGCTCGCCGCACGACGCGGTACGCCACGGCATCGGCTATTGCCCGGAAGACCGCAAGAAGGAGGGCATCGTCGCCGCGCTGTCGATCCGCGAAAACATCATCCTCGCACTGCAGGCGCGGCGCGGCTGGCTGCGCGTGATAGGTCGCAAGAAGCAGCGCGAAATCGCCGACACGTATATCGAGCGGCTCGGCATCAAGGCGCACGACGCCGAGCAGCCAATCGGCCTGCTGTCGGGCGGCAATCAGCAGAAGGTCGTGCTGGCACGCTGGCTCGCCACCGAACCAAAAATGCTGATCCTCGACGAACCGACGCGCGGCATCGACGTCGCCGCGAAGTTCGAGATCATGGATCGCGTGCTCGCGCTCTGCGCGAAGGGCCTCGCCATCCTCTTCATTTCGTCCGAAGTGGGCGAGGTGGTGCGCGTGAGTCATCGCATCGCGGTGCTGCGCGACCGTCGCAAGATTGCCGACGTGACGGGCAGCGCGGTATCGGAAGACCAGGTCTACCGGCTGATCGCAGGGGGAAGCGAATGA
- a CDS encoding ABC transporter permease yields the protein MKQIQTVLRHQLVWPALTLIALFAIDVAHRANFLSIALLDGHLFGAPIDILNRAAPLVIVSLGMTLVIATRGIDISVGAIVAIAGAAAAVVLADDPTRIGTALGAALAVGVLAGIWNGMLVAFVGMQPIIATLILMVAGRGVAQLLTGGQIIPIGAKGYLVFGGGYLATVPCSVWIALGVTVATALLVNRTALGLFIRAIGVNPVATRLVGLRSGAIVFSVYVFSGLTAAIAGILASSNVRSADGNNAGLLLELDAILAVTLGGTSLLGGRFSLAGTVLGALIIQTLTYTTYSIGVPPEATLVVKAIVVLFVSVIQSSVARAMLVRQLLRAFAFAKTKPLTGTPQ from the coding sequence ATGAAGCAGATTCAGACGGTGCTCAGGCATCAGCTGGTGTGGCCCGCATTGACGCTGATCGCGCTGTTCGCCATCGACGTCGCGCACCGCGCGAACTTCCTGTCGATTGCGCTGCTCGACGGACATCTGTTCGGCGCGCCCATCGACATTCTCAATCGCGCCGCGCCACTCGTGATCGTGTCGCTCGGCATGACGCTCGTGATCGCGACACGCGGCATCGACATCTCCGTCGGCGCGATCGTTGCGATTGCGGGCGCGGCCGCCGCCGTCGTACTCGCCGACGATCCGACGCGCATCGGCACCGCGCTCGGCGCGGCGCTCGCCGTCGGCGTGCTGGCGGGCATCTGGAACGGCATGCTGGTCGCCTTCGTCGGCATGCAGCCGATCATTGCCACGCTGATCCTGATGGTGGCAGGGCGCGGCGTCGCGCAACTGCTGACGGGCGGACAGATCATCCCGATCGGCGCGAAGGGCTATCTGGTGTTCGGCGGCGGCTATCTGGCGACGGTGCCTTGCTCGGTGTGGATCGCGCTCGGCGTGACGGTGGCAACTGCATTGCTCGTCAATCGCACGGCGCTCGGGCTTTTCATTCGCGCGATCGGCGTCAATCCGGTGGCGACACGGCTAGTCGGTTTGCGCTCGGGCGCGATCGTGTTCAGCGTGTATGTGTTCTCGGGCTTGACGGCGGCCATCGCCGGGATTCTGGCCAGTTCGAACGTGCGCAGCGCGGACGGCAACAACGCGGGCCTGCTGCTCGAACTCGACGCGATTCTGGCCGTGACGCTCGGCGGCACGTCGCTGCTCGGCGGACGGTTCAGCCTCGCGGGCACCGTGCTCGGCGCGCTCATCATCCAGACGCTCACGTACACCACGTACTCGATCGGCGTGCCGCCCGAAGCGACGCTCGTCGTGAAGGCCATCGTCGTGCTGTTCGTCAGCGTGATCCAGTCGAGCGTCGCGCGCGCGATGCTCGTGCGTCAGTTGCTGCGCGCATTTGCATTCGCGAAGACGAAACCGCTTACGGGGACGCCCCAATGA
- the yjfF gene encoding galactofuranose ABC transporter, permease protein YjfF: MNTMLGRLLDPRTLPIVVTVVLFAVLFGFGSVMYTGFFSLQVLLGLLVDNAFLLIVAIGMTFVIVSGGIDLSVGSVVALTTILCAIGAERLHWPVWVIAPLVLAFGALYGAAMGALIHFFRLQPFIVTLAGMFLARGACFLITTQSITINESTFHAMAGFSVPIGGGSLTSGALIALLTLAVAIFVAHFTRFGRNVYALGGNERSALLMGLPVARTRIGVYALSGFCSALGGFVFTLYVLSGYGLQAQGMELDAIAATVIGGTLLTGGVGYVIGSVFGVGILGTIQTLITFDGTLSSWWTRIVIGALLCAFCLLQRIIERHAARRKSDGTGLGANVTKTTADKSAPTHGTSTIDLAKMNPTTLKQS; the protein is encoded by the coding sequence ATGAACACTATGCTCGGCCGGTTGCTCGATCCGCGCACGCTGCCCATCGTCGTCACCGTCGTGCTGTTCGCGGTGCTGTTCGGCTTCGGCTCGGTGATGTACACGGGCTTCTTCTCGCTGCAGGTGCTGCTCGGACTGCTCGTCGACAACGCGTTTCTGCTGATCGTCGCGATCGGCATGACCTTCGTGATCGTGTCGGGCGGCATCGATCTGTCCGTCGGCTCCGTGGTCGCGCTGACGACGATCCTCTGCGCGATCGGCGCCGAGCGCCTGCACTGGCCCGTGTGGGTCATCGCGCCGCTCGTGCTCGCGTTCGGCGCGCTGTACGGCGCGGCGATGGGCGCGCTGATCCACTTTTTCCGTTTGCAGCCGTTCATCGTCACGCTGGCGGGCATGTTCCTCGCGCGCGGCGCGTGCTTTTTGATCACTACGCAGTCGATCACGATCAATGAATCGACCTTTCACGCGATGGCGGGCTTCAGCGTGCCGATCGGCGGCGGCTCGCTGACCTCGGGCGCGCTGATCGCGCTGCTGACGCTGGCCGTAGCGATCTTCGTTGCGCATTTCACGCGCTTTGGACGCAACGTCTATGCGCTCGGCGGCAACGAGCGCTCGGCGCTGCTGATGGGCTTGCCCGTCGCGCGTACCCGCATCGGCGTGTATGCACTGAGCGGCTTTTGCTCGGCGCTCGGCGGTTTCGTGTTCACGCTGTACGTGCTGTCGGGCTATGGCTTGCAGGCGCAGGGCATGGAACTCGACGCGATTGCCGCGACCGTGATCGGCGGCACGCTGCTGACGGGCGGCGTCGGCTATGTGATCGGCTCGGTGTTCGGCGTGGGCATTCTGGGTACGATCCAGACGCTGATTACCTTCGACGGCACGCTCAGTTCATGGTGGACGCGCATCGTGATCGGCGCGCTGCTTTGCGCGTTCTGCCTGCTGCAACGGATCATCGAGCGGCATGCGGCGCGGCGCAAATCGGACGGCACGGGGCTGGGCGCAAATGTCACGAAGACCACTGCCGACAAGTCCGCGCCAACGCACGGCACGAGCACGATCGATCTGGCAAAGATGAATCCGACGACGTTGAAGCAGTCGTGA
- a CDS encoding AraC family transcriptional regulator, giving the protein MNELPESGDPLGEALHFLRMTGTFYCRSEFTAPWALELPPFERSMMFHVVTSGECLLEVDGAEHCVLRPGDLALVPHGAGHRLMSAAGVPAGKLFDLPREAVSNRYELLRHGEGGAPTTMICALVRFDHPAAQRLIGMLPKLIRVDTWQSPEMEWIQSTLRFIAAEAQQLNAGGETVITRLADILVIQAVRAWIAHAPAAQTGWLGALRDRQIGRAIAMIHRDPSSNWTVAALADSVGMSRSAFSARFTQLVGEPAMRYAVRWKMQAALTQLQETDASLLELALRLGYDSDAAFSRAFKRIVGVTPGAARRQARVQNEDAAIPLAR; this is encoded by the coding sequence ATGAACGAACTGCCCGAATCCGGAGATCCGCTCGGCGAAGCGCTGCACTTTCTGCGCATGACGGGCACCTTCTATTGCCGCTCGGAGTTCACCGCGCCCTGGGCGCTCGAATTGCCGCCGTTCGAGCGCTCGATGATGTTTCATGTGGTGACCTCGGGCGAATGCCTGCTCGAAGTGGATGGCGCGGAGCACTGCGTATTGCGCCCCGGCGATCTCGCGCTCGTGCCGCATGGTGCGGGGCATCGGCTGATGAGCGCAGCGGGCGTCCCCGCCGGCAAACTGTTCGATCTGCCGCGCGAAGCCGTCAGCAACCGCTACGAGCTTCTTCGTCATGGCGAAGGCGGCGCGCCGACAACGATGATCTGCGCGCTCGTGCGCTTCGATCACCCCGCCGCGCAACGGCTGATCGGAATGCTGCCGAAGCTGATCCGCGTCGACACGTGGCAGTCGCCCGAAATGGAATGGATACAGAGCACGTTGCGCTTCATCGCAGCCGAAGCGCAGCAGTTGAACGCGGGCGGCGAAACGGTCATCACGCGGCTCGCGGATATCCTCGTGATTCAGGCCGTGCGCGCGTGGATCGCCCACGCGCCCGCCGCGCAGACGGGCTGGCTCGGCGCGTTGCGCGACCGGCAGATCGGCCGCGCAATCGCGATGATTCATCGCGACCCGTCGAGCAACTGGACAGTGGCGGCACTGGCCGACAGCGTCGGCATGTCGCGCTCGGCGTTTTCCGCGCGCTTCACGCAACTGGTCGGTGAACCGGCAATGCGCTATGCGGTGCGCTGGAAAATGCAGGCAGCACTCACGCAATTGCAGGAAACGGATGCGTCGCTGCTGGAGCTTGCGCTGCGCCTCGGCTACGACTCCGATGCCGCGTTCAGCCGCGCGTTCAAGCGGATCGTCGGCGTGACGCCGGGCGCGGCGCGGCGCCAGGCGCGCGTGCAGAACGAAGACGCAGCGATCCCGTTAGCCCGATAA